ACTTCACCGATTcttgaagatgaggaaCTCTATTTCCCCACTCTTCTTGATGAGACAAATTATCCGGTAGTTCATGTCCCAGTTCAGCCCCATATGTCAAGAccattgaacaaatttAGTGACCTCAACTTAAAAAATATTCCCATTGCTCAAACACCGAAATCGTTTCCCTTGGATTCACAAGGAGCTAAGGATCAAGATGAAATCGCCTTGTATAACATTATCGAATACGAATTTGATACAGTTGACGAGAAGAAGTCGTGGTGGTCACCCAAAGATTGTTGGTCAAAGTTTGTTCACCGGGAGGAGGATATGGATGTGGAGGAGTCTATAATCGGAGATGCCAACTTGGATCAAATCTTTGACAATATTTATAACACCTAGTCCATGGTCTGTGCGTACAAAGCACAGGCTATCCAACAACCCACACTTTGTCgagattgaaattgttgcttTTCAGGGGTCAagtcaaattgaatatacTCATTACTATCGTCACTCAATACTACAATTCTTTCTCGTAGTTTTCTCCTTAAATCGATTGGTGATTTCTCAAtcacttcatcaatcaattcctGAATAATATCATGGTGATCGCCTTTGTTTAGCAAGTTTACTCTTGAGTCCTCTCTGATGGTAATTTCTCTTAAATCACTTACAACGTACATTTTCACACACTCCATTGTAAAGTAAATTACCAAGACATCTCTCTCATTTGCACCTATGGAAGCCAACACTGAACACGGTAGGAAAAATATCTCTTGTACTCTTAACCCCTTCAAAGTGTCACGTATCACACTTTTAAAGTTTTCAGAATAATTGTGGTCCACAACAAACATCGAGTCATCGATCAACAGGTACTGAAATAGTATCTGATGGACAAGTTTTCGAATAAAATGCACAGGAAAGGCTTCATTCATCAAGGGTAGAAAATGACCCAAGTACTTCTCATACTCTTTTACCTCTTGTTGAAACTTGGGTGATAGATTcttgacaatttcatttttttgttcttggGTTATCGAATGGCCATTGAGGTGATAATTAGGTGGAAAACGATGCAAATGTTTATAGTGATGATACTTCACTGGAAGAACTTCTGGACGAGTAGAGTCCGCCACACCTGCTTTTAAATTGGTGCCTGTAATCTCCAACACCAACGGCATTACTGTTCTTCGCGCTATAAAAAATTTGCAAATTAAAAACTATAATAAATCTatatcctcatcatcaatatctaTAAACTCATCACCCACTTCTTCAACCTTACCATtctcttcaacttcttctttgatgCGACCTTGGTTGTACTGCTTCTGATATGCTTCAAGCTGATCAATGTCCCACACCGATACCCCTTCTTGATCCTTTGGATTAGTTGGTTGAGCTAAACTCCGCAAAAACTTCTTAGCGGTGGCCAATGCCATGTCTGTAGACAAATTAGTATCTGAATCATTCAATGCCTGAGCAATCCATTTCGGCAACTGCGCTTTCTTTCTTGCAAATCGTCTATCAGCCAACACCATAATACCATAATCGTCTTTGCCTCGCAAAACTCTTCCCAAGCATTGAGCAGCGTGTCGCATTGCATCGAAAGAGAGGAAATCATTctctttgatttgaaaatgatctCTCATAAATTCCAACCTGGCCTTTAATATCCTTGATTCCGTATATTGGAAGGGGATAccaatcatcaatactGTTCTTCCATAATGAtgatcaaaatcaattccttCAGAAACCTTTCCACGCGCAACGGACAATAAAACTGCTCCCCTCCCGTTTGAACAAGCTTTTCTATACGTTTCCAATGCCAACGAGGTTTCCTGAGCATCAGGAGTTTCGACCAAGATAAGCTTATGCTTCCACACCTCGTCTAAGACACCCATTGTCTGCCACATGGAAATAATCGACTCCATATATAGATATGATGGAAAGAACACCACCATACCGTCAGGGGTAATTTTGGCAAACTCTATCAAAAGAGAACCGTAGTTTCTCACAACCGAGGGATCATttctgatttcaaatcttgaaGATATGGATACTTGGTCAGAGCCTTTGGTCACAATCATTGGCAAGAAAGACCTCCTAGCCAAAGTCATTGCGTACGACTCTTGTATAAcagtttgaaaattcaacattttcgGATACATATCCAAGGGAGAGATAGTACCGGACGTGATAATCACTGAAGAAAACCTTTCAAATACCGGCTTTATAGCGATAGAAGCATCAAGACAAGTAAAATGTAGCATAGGATTAGGCACCGTACTTCCCTCCGTTTCGAATGgttccaaaatcaactgaAATCCAGTGTCATACGTAGACACCAAAGTGGCGAAAGTAGCAATATCCTTCAAAGCATTAAAGTCCTCAATCTCCGTAAGCTCCAACGTTTTCACCAACAAAGACAATCTTTCTGAACAAAACTTCAATGGTTTTTTATCAATATAAGTCAACTCCTTCAAATGCTGTAAGAAACTGGTTGGCGTTTCACTAATAACATGCAAAACCTTCATCCTTGTCTTTAAATATTCAATAAATCTCTTTAAAAATGCAATGAAATGCTCGCCCTTTCTGATGTTACCTGGAATTGCTTCGTCTAATAAATCTTGCGGTAGAATTGGATTCGACATAAACATTTCCTGCTCTCTTTCAACCTCAGCTTGACGCAACCCATCTACCAACTGTTCATATTCgttttgtaatttttcactATCTTTTGCCTTCATATCTTCAACTGCCTCTGCCAATTTGTTTGCCCCTCGCGTGGCTCGCTTCAACACATCCTCAGTCAAGTCCAACGATAACGACTCAATACAAACGTTATCGATATTATGTGCCTCATCAAATATAATTATACTATCCTTTGACAATTCTCGCGATACTCGATCAGCAATTTTAGGATCCAATAAATAATGGTATGAATAAATAATAATGTTGCAGAATGGAATCATTCTACGAACAGTGAAATACGGACACGTTCCCATCTCTTTACAGTACCTGATCAACGCGTCAAATGAGTAAACACCCAGTGGGACTAACTCATGGGGATCCAAATCGTACAATTTTTCATGGTAGGAGCATAGACTATACTTTGCTGGATCCCTCACTTGGTCTTCTTCTGTGACAACAcccttttcaatcttttccttcaactGTCCATTTGTCACACGTCGACACATTTCATCCACCACATTACCCTTCTTCTCCCTCGATATCAACGGGTTCAAACATAAGTTCTTTCTACTGGTCAATCCCAACCCCCTGAAATCCTCAACGTATCCCAACTCGCTTGCTCTAAACTCCATCAACTTGTGCAACTCAATCAAAGCCTTTTCAATCTCTGACATAGTACGCGAGCAGTATACAATCTTTCTGTGTTCTGGATAGTGCATTTGATACGCCACTGTCAACGACAATAATGAAATAGTTTTGCCTGTTCCCGAAGGCATCTCTAGTATACAGTTTCCTCCAACATCGAGCGTTTTCTTGATATCACTCATATAAGCATATTGCTCGGGATAGATCCTTGGGTAAGGAAACAATACAGGTAGATCATCGATGTAGAACTTCATTAAAGAAAGGGTTGCTCATTGTAAGTATTTTTACAGTTTTGCTCTATTCGCATCTATGTACGCGGTAGCGCTCACTATACATTTACTaacttttcaacttgaGGGTAGATAATGTCACTGGTGTTACCGGAAACAACCCTCCATACCCCTTGTTCCTGATAAAACTCACGTAGTGCACCAATCTTTTCATTGTACTTGTCCAACCTCTTTTGGAATATCTCGGCGTTATCATCTTCTCTCTTCGTAAGAGGTTCCCCAGTTACGTCATCTTTGAAAGGCACTTTGGGTGGATTGTAATCCAAATTATAAATCCTTCCACTTGATAGGTGAACGTATCTTGACTCTATCCTATGCAATATAACCTTCTGATCAACGTCCAActcaacaaccaaatttaAGTTTGAGTCATACTTATCCAACACGTCGTTCAATTGGTCGGCTTGATTACTTGTACGTGGAAAACCATCCAACAACCAACTTGCTTCACTGTTCAACCAATTATGAGTTTGTAACTGATCTGTAATCAATCGTACCATCACTGGGTCTGGTACCAATGCcccatttttcaaatatttttcGGCTTTAATTCCAATCGTTGTCCCACTGGCTATCTGATATCTCAACACATCACCGGAGGAGATGTACTGCAATTGGGGAAATTTCTTCAAGAGCCTTTTCGAAATGGTACCCTTTCCTGAACCAGGTGCACCTAGTAGTAACAATCTTGTCGGCTTCAACATTTGGGGTCTTTACTCCACAAATAATTGACGAACGTTTTTTCCAAAACGCgaatttaaattttatCACGAGAGAATTTATACAAATACtattcatcttcatcactttcTATaatccttcttctttttctagTCTCCTCTTCCGCCAAATCCCTGTATTTAGCTTGACCTTCCTCTTTCAACTTACGTAATCTTTCGGcacctttttcaaattcttcctcttcctcttctccttctccttCCCCTTCCCcttcctcctcctcctcctcatcatcatcatatcTCTCAAgctcttcttcatctccaGCTACAAAAtcatcttcctcatcataTTCCTCACCCGCATTCTCTTCTTCGTCACCATATGTTCTTGCAAATCTAGCATACGAACTCTCTTTGAATCCCGATGCAGGACTGTCAcctctttcaaatttttccTCCTCCAATCTCCTCCTACTCTCTAGTTgcctcttcatcttcatctttttcctctcattttcatcagCAATTCTTTGCTTCTTCAATGGATCGTCTTCCGTCGTTGTGTTTAAGATCTTATCCTTAAAGTGtatattcttcatcacctGGGTTAGCCTCTTATGTATTGAGTCATTTGATGCTGGCAACAAATTAATCGTCTTTTCAATGAGACTGTCAGTTTGCAAGATTTCAGCAGTCTTGTACGACTTCACCAAATAGTTGTCAGTAGTTGGCAAACTCTTGACATCAAACATTTCGTTACCAATCTTTAAACTGACAGTTCCATCATCCCACTGGACGAAATGTGCATTCGACTGCTTCACTATTTCATCGTTTCCGGAATTGTGATATCTCCATCTAATAGTGGAAgcattgatcaatttttccGCCAATTGCTCATTGTATATCTGCTTGGAAGTCAACCCCTTTTGCACCCTTTCAAGGGCATTATTCTctacttcttctttaaatGTAGTCGGGTCAAATGGATGTGGGTCGATGTTCAAATGCATTGGcgttttcaaaatttgtgtCCCTTCTGTCAACGCTGTTACAGCATGTCGAGGTAGCGATAGTTCTAGGATATTCTTTTCTGAATCTGCGTCATCGTAGTCTTCCCCATCACTTGACTGATCAAAGTCAATGCGTCCCGATGGAGCATCTTCAGTTTCACTCTTCAAATATGCCTCGTTTTGTTGTGGTTCCTCCCCCTCGTCCccaaacaaatcatcaatctcTTCCTTCAACCCGCCAGGGCTGTTATCTTCTACTTCTGACATGATTCTTGCTGTATACAAATGGCTctatcttcaacaaaaaaatttcgaTGTTTTTGCTGGACAAAAAGAGAGAAAGCAAAATTTGcacacaaaaacaattacaaatacaaaagtATACATTTACATAGAACCTACTTAGCAGTTGTAGGCCCCGAACTTGGTGTAGTTACAATTATAACAGGCTCTTCGCTAGTTCCATTTTTGGGGACTTCTGGCTCTGCGTTGGGCCTTTCGTTATCGAAATTTATCCTCATGGGACTGCCAGCATTTGCTAACCTAGACTGGTTGAAATATGACTCTTCTACATCTGAGCCTATGTCATTTTCATCTGAGATATAATCCACGTCTGATTCAAATGGGATTGAGCCAGTTACGTTATGTTGATATCCTACCACCAAATCCTCATGGTTTCCGGCAGAGCTCAAACTTTTGGAATGTCGACGATTGAATGGTGGAGGTGCGGGTTGCGCCAGGACTATTGGCTCCTTCAGCAGTAGATCATTTTTTGATAGCGAGGTTGCACTCTCCAATGGGGTTGTGCTTGTGGAAGTGACTGCACTTTGCAATGCTTGTGGAGGTTCAGTAGGAACCACATCCTCGTTGGTATTTATGGATACAGACTTGGAAGTATGTGTTGGCAAAAGCTTGTAAGCGTAGTGGATCAAGAATTCCACCACGAGTTGGGAAAGAGCATACTCATCAGGGTCAAGATCGTGATTAGGATGTGAAAGGATCAGCGGTTGAAAAATGGCAGCTAAATTTCTCGAACTCATCAAATTCTCTTTCAGATGATTTCGTACCATTGCCAACAAGTCCAATACATAGAATAACAACTGTTTTGAAGCAAGTGGTAAGTCATTAACCAAGTGTTTGTATTCGTCAATTGCCGCATGGACATCACGTGTAAGCTTCTTGTAGTTCTTGGACTTTTTCTTATTCTTGAgctcaatttcttcttcagtaGGTTGTcgttgttgcaattgttgcGGTTGTTGcggcagcagcagcagaaATTGCAGTTGCAGTTGCTGCTCTACGTGTCGCAGCTGTTCGGTTGGGGGTTGAATAGAACTTGTCGGATGTGACgaaacatttgaatcattaCGCCTCCTAAAATCTGATACACCATTGtcattaaacttttcaacattggcTTCCGTCAACATTTGTGATGTGCTCGATACATCCTCAACACTAGCTTGTTTAAGACTCTTTGAGGGATTTTCTGCTTTGTACTGCATGTAGCTGattattcttcttctgtttCTCAATGGCTCTCTAAAATCATCGTACATGTTTAAAGGAATGAGTGGTTCTGGAAGTGCATTCAAATATCTTCTTAAAATAGACGCAGCATCATGTACAGTATATCCGTCCCAATTTAGCTGTTTACCAAAAGATGGTGGTGTGTTGAAAATAACCTGCAAATCTTTAATCCTCTTAGAAGAGCCACCAACTCTAAATATGCCTTCTACAGTGAGTCcatttttcttcaaataaaCGCCGCATTTGGCAACAACTATGGGGATTTGACCATATTGCAAGCCATCGGATTGGTCTCCAGTAAGAATGGATATTTTCGCCGATGATTCATCCAAAGCCTGCTGCAAAGGGACACCAAAATACTTTGAGTTTTCATCAACGAGTGCATTGGTTTGCATGAAAGAGTCTCGATGCTGACGTATACTGCTTTCTGATTGATTTAACGAGTTTGACCTTACTCTTGACACATTATTTGTTGATCTCAGCTTGTGGTTGAGCAATGGACGCAAAAAATCTGAATGATGACTAGATCCTGTAGGTGAAGTTCCAAAAAAGTTCCCCCCATGATTATGGTGGCTCAGTTGTTGCTGGTAGAATGAGTTTTGGGAGTCTGAGCTTTGTGTGTTGTGAGCATTAGCATTTGGTATATTTAACGGGCTGTGCTGTTGATGAGGAGAAGTGTAACTCGCTTTTGTAGGGGATTTTGAAATAGAGTCATTGTCGCTGATTTCATTCACGGACTCGTTGGATAACAAGTTTGAACGCTTTAAACTTTTTGCCCAACCAAAAATGGACCCTCTGTTGTTTGGAGATTGAGAATGACTCATTGGGTTAATCTTGAATCACACTAAAACAAGAAGGAGCGTATATAAAGGTTGTATTGTTTGTCAGTTGTGGAAAATGGTAAATGCTGGTGAAATGTGGGCGTTGCTCTATGGGATGTGTGATAAAGACCAGTAAGGGAGAAACAACTGCGTCTTCAAGCCACGGATATCGTATTGCAAATAGATGGTTGCTTATGGGTGGCGGTTAGTCgaatatatgtatatgaATATATCCCTTATGGCTGATAAGTATGGATGTGTTATAGATATCTGTGGTACCTGTTTATCTCTCTCTCTGTGTGTATGAGTTTGACTTTTCATGCatgtaaattttttttttctttttgttgttccttTTTTTGAGCACTCAATGCACACTATACACTACGTTGTACTGAAAATACTATTTTAGTATTTGAATCACACACCAACTAATTAAAAACGAAGAAGGGGGTGTTTGACTTAGAGAACCTGTATTCAAGCCAGAGTATGTGTCTAGCTCTTTAACATGATTAGTCTATATTTCGACTGTTTCTGTAATTAATTGCAACTTAAGCTAACAAGGAACAATCTGCTGTATAATATCTTTAGTGTGCAAAAGTATCCTCTATCGTCAATGTCGGGTTGTTTCACTATGATAATTCTAAGTGATTATATTTGAGTTCGTCTACTATCTATCTCTACAATAATACGATGAGTTGTATGTTGGTCCCCGCAGAAGAATTACGAGTACAATATATCACCCCCACGCTATTGATTGAATACACGAAAATGGTATTATGGTTTTCATACCAAGCGGGGGAGTACCAGCATTTACCAAGGGTTGGTCTTTCAgtaaacaacaaagtcaGCTCGATTACTTGCTGTCAGTTATACTGCGCTAACTATCTATAGTGAATGGCTCTTTCTATAGTAGAAATGGGACGTGTAAATAAAATGTGGTACGCGTGTTGTTTGCTGGAGTTTATTTTTGGGAATGATaacacaaaaacaataaacaaaaaagtaaGAGTAGTGTACACTTGGCCAAAATTTTAATGTCGTAATTTGTGAGTCATGCTTTTTTTTGGTCATTGATAAAAGacacatacacacacaGGTTTTTCTATTGTGACAGCCAAAGATTATCAAAAGGGACTAGGGCGTTAGAAATGCTTACACTCCAGTAAGAGTCGAAGGATTTGAGGTTGCACACATAAATCTACTcctcttttgaaaattctgCAGTTAACGCCACAGATTTAAAATAATTTAGCAAAAATTTTGCCCAACGTGTTTGCTAAATTCATCCAATCAATTCTGTAATGGTCCAAAAAGAATAGTATTACCTGTTGTACTTTAAGTTAGATAATGACACTTTGATTGCATTCCTTAAGTTCTATTTATAGATTATTgacaacaagaaaagagaaagataGAAAACAAGAGAACAAAACTTCATCAGCCTCATCGACAAAGTTGTCCCTCctaatttttcaacactttTGCTCCTTGATAAAAAGGGCACTTTTATAATTCCAAATACCAATGAACAAAGCCACGTGGTAAAAGAATTGgttttgcttttgctttgaCATGTTGCACTTTATCTCTTTTGGGATAATTCACACTGTTTCTTAGTGGAACATGATCTTTCTATATTTTTGTGTCAACGGATTGAAAATGGTACAAAAGAGAGCAACTAAATTTAGACTTTAAAGTCTAGACCAAACGTGATACCAAAAATCGACCACAGTTTCTTTCAATGAAATTaacttttcctttttgtaATTACCAAATATTTGGATGATCAACTAATTATCTATCCCAATTGAATATATGCTTCACTAAATTATACAAAGTCGCATTCTGACTCATAATACTGTACATACAAAGTCTCTACACCTCTTATTCTCAACCAAATTCACCCATTGATTACTGTACAACAAAActtaaaaataaaaatataCATAATACGTATCAAAACGACAACAGACCCAACTAATTGGGCTTATTGTTCTCAGATGATAAAAAACCCTAACTGTCAAAATCGATgataacaaacaaaaataataaCAAAAAGACAACAAAAAAGTTCGGaagcaaaaattttgagTCCGAACTGCAAGCAATattaaattcaataaactAAAAGAATAACAAATACAACGGTAATGACCACCAAGCTCAATGAAATTGACGACGATTTGTGGATGTaaaagttttcttttttcttagCGTTTAAACTTTCATATGCTTGGCctaaatctttcaaaatttcctGGTTTataaaatttaaattttggGTTTAGGAGTCTGTAGCTTTAATTGGTTGGAGAGAGTACTACTAGTGTTAAAACGcgaatcaattgacaacTGCAGAGTATTTGAACTACCTTTTATTGTTACAATGCCATAATCACAATATGATTTTGACCATTTGGTGGTTTATGTGACACACTCTTGCGGCTAACTTTGTAAACTTCGCAACATAGACCAACCTTGGCaactattgaaaaaaggAAATGGATGCTTCAGAGACCAATCGGTCTAGCTACGAATGATGTCATTAATTTTAGCATATGATTCTTTAATGGGATAAAGTATGACAGGTAAGTATAAAGCGAGCAAACGGATATTAGTGAATCTTTTAGTGGTAAAAATTATCGTCTCATCTGATATACCACTAGCGACTTGTTACTCGTATGATTCTTTTCCAGTCAATGTTTTTCCTATATGAGTTTACCATTAACAGAACATTGGGAGTTTTTTGTAGagatttgataaaaattttggagCAAGACGCGCTATTCAATTTACTGAAAGGCAAAATTAGTACACAGAATGATGTATCTATATAAATCGAAATGATAATACAAATAGAATAACCGAAATTTTATAAAAAGAATTCACAAGATGTTATGTTGCTAATGAAAAGCATAAAATAGCAACCGAATGTTTCGAGAACAGATTTGTCTCATAAAAATTCAGTCTTTGACCGAAAGTAATACaatgttcaaattgaagtttCAAGCCACCATAGATTGAGCACAATTTCGAGCATTTCATTTATTTCATTACATCAAAAGGGCAGCGAAGGCAACAATAGTACTCATAAAGCGCATCGATAAGCCATAGGACTTGACTCCTGCATTAGCAGCTGCAACAGATTGAGTTCCGTTACTACCTTCTGATTCTGATGAATTCAAAGCACCTGCTTTCGTAGCTTCATCCCCATTTTGATGATCAGTCGAAGCACTCGAGGATACAACGACCGTTTGGGTAGCTTCCCCTTCTTGAGCAGCTCCACCTTGTTCACCAGCTTCGCCTTGTTGAGTAGCTTCTCCAGTCTCTTCAACACCAGGTGCAGTTTTggcaacagcagcaacagttTCTTTAGCAATAGATGCCACAGATACGGCTTGCGATGCTTCAACAGCGGCAGTGTACGCCTCTGCAGCGGCAGATTGTGCATGTGCTACTGCTTCAGACGAGTGTTGTAACTCAGCTTCACTCAATTGAACTTGTGCTGCAgacttttgttgttcaGCAGCAGATTTTTGGACAGATACAGCTGATTCATACTCAGATACAATTGCTTCCAATGTCTTTTGTGCTTCATGCTCAACCGAACTAAGGGAACTGATTTCACTTTCACAACTGTAAACAATTTCCGTCTTGGTGACTTGTTGGGCACTCAATTTGACTGAGTTCAAAGATGAAATAGCCGATTCACATGATACAATAACAGTTACAACACTTTGCTGTTTTTCGATGCATGTAGATTgaacagcagcagcacTTGTTTGAGATGAGTGGGCTTCACTTTGGACGGAGCTGGCAGATTCTTGAGCGCAATATTCACTTACTTTAGTAACAATTATGGTTGTGGTTAATGTAGAAGCATTTCCTTCTTCGTCAGTTGTTGCGACCTCAGAAGTAACAGTTGAACTGAGAGGGTAAGATTCTTGAGATGCACCTGTTTCAGTAACATCTGATGAGCTGGTAGCTTCACCACTTTCGAAAGCCGATGAAGTGGCACTTGGCTCACCAGTAGTTGAGCTTTCTGGTGAACTCAATGGTCCAGCAACTGCATCAATTGCAGTACATCCTTCACCATCAGCTACACGTACATCATAACCAACCTCCGCAGGACAAGCGTAGAATTGAACTTCATTTTCACGTTTCGCCAACCTGGCAGAAGACAACGGAGTTAATGTAACTCTGTTGTTTTCAAGTCCCCATCCGCCTGTGGCGCTGTCAATATCTccaacaatcaattctcCAACAGCACCAACGTGTACAAAACCAGAATCACCGACTTGAAGTaaaccatcaacaattgtaaaCTGTACTTCAGAAccatcaaacaatttgatatgGGTACTATTTGATTCAAAGGTGGTCACCTCACCATTGAATAACACAGATATAACGAATGGCTCACCTGGGGTAACTGATTCAGTTGGTAAAGAAGTTTCAATAGATGATTCCAGTGTAGGTTCACTTACTGTGGATGACTCAATAGATGGTTCGGATGATACTTCGGCAGACGACTCTGCAGATGGTTCAGCAGATGATTCAGTAGATGGTTCAGCAGAAGCTTCAGTAGATGGTTCGGCTGTAGATTCAACACTCGATTCAAGAGTTGAATCAGTTGTGGAGGAGTCAGCCGTTGACTCCGTGACTTCAtttgatgaggatgatgaatcCGTATTTGATGGTTGAGAAGTGGACTCATTCGACGAGGTGATTGGCGCAGCAGTGGCGGCTGATNNNNNNNNNNNNNNNNNNNNNNNNNNNNNNNNNNNNNNNNNNNNNNNNNNNNNNNNNNNNNNNNNNNNNNNNNNNNNNNNNNNNNNNNNNNNNNNNNNNNNNNNNNNNNNNNNNNNNNNNNNNNNNNNNNNNNNNNNNNNNNNNNNNNNNNNNNNNNNNNNNNNNNNNNNNNNNNNNNNNNNNNNNNNNNNNNNNNNNNNNNNNNNNNNNNNNNNNNNNNNNNNNNNNNNNNNNNNNNNNNNNNNNNNNNNNNNNNNNNNNNNNNNNNNNNNNNNNNNNNNNNNNNNNNNNNNNNNNNNNNNNNNNNNNNNNNNNNNNNNNNNNNNNNNNNNNNNNNNNNNNNNNNNNNNNNNNNNNNNNNNNNNNNNNNNNNNNNNNNNNNNNNNNNNN
The sequence above is a segment of the Candida orthopsilosis Co 90-125, chromosome 8 draft sequence genome. Coding sequences within it:
- a CDS encoding Rad3 protein (similar to S. cerevisiae RAD3); its protein translation is MKFYIDDLPVLFPYPRIYPEQYAYMSDIKKTLDVGGNCILEMPSGTGKTISLLSLTVAYQMHYPEHRKIVYCSRTMSEIEKALIELHKLMEFRASELGYVEDFRGLGLTSRKNLCLNPLISREKKGNVVDEMCRRVTNGQLKEKIEKGVVTEEDQVRDPAKYSLCSYHEKLYDLDPHELVPSGVYSFDALIRYCKEMGTCPYFTVRRMIPFCNIIIYSYHYLLDPKIADRVSRELSKDSIIIFDEAHNIDNVCIESLSLDLTEDVLKRATRGANKLAEAVEDMKAKDSEKLQNEYEQLVDGLRQAEVEREQEMFMSNPILPQDLLDEAIPGNIRKGEHFIAFLKRFIEYLKTRMKVLHVISETPTSFLQHLKELTYIDKKPLKFCSERLSLLVKTLELTEIEDFNALKDIATFATLVSTYDTGFQLILEPFETEGSTVPNPMLHFTCLDASIAIKPVFERFSSVIITSGTISPLDMYPKMLNFQTVIQESYAMTLARRSFLPMIVTKGSDQVSISSRFEIRNDPSVVRNYGSLLIEFAKITPDGMVVFFPSYLYMESIISMWQTMGVLDEVWKHKLILVETPDAQETSLALETYRKACSNGRGAVLLSVARGKVSEGIDFDHHYGRTVLMIGIPFQYTESRILKARLEFMRDHFQIKENDFLSFDAMRHAAQCLGRVLRGKDDYGIMVLADRRFARKKAQLPKWIAQALNDSDTNLSTDMALATAKKFLRSLAQPTNPKDQEGVSVWDIDQLEAYQKQYNQGRIKEEVEENGKVEEVGDEFIDIDDEDIDLL
- a CDS encoding Adk2 protein (S. cerevisiae homolog ADK2 has nucleoside triphosphate adenylate kinase activity, adenylate kinase activity, has role in nucleotide process and localizes to mitochondrial inner membrane) gives rise to the protein MLKPTRLLLLGAPGSGKGTISKRLLKKFPQLQYISSGDVLRYQIASGTTIGIKAEKYLKNGALVPDPVMVRLITDQLQTHNWLNSEASWLLDGFPRTSNQADQLNDVLDKYDSNLNLVVELDVDQKVILHRIESRYVHLSSGRIYNLDYNPPKVPFKDDVTGEPLTKREDDNAEIFQKRLDKYNEKIGALREFYQEQGVWRVVSGNTSDIIYPQVEKLVNV
- a CDS encoding Sac7 GTPase activating protein (GAP) for RHO1, whose protein sequence is MSHSQSPNNRGSIFGWAKSLKRSNLLSNESVNEISDNDSISKSPTKASYTSPHQQHSPLNIPNANAHNTQSSDSQNSFYQQQSSHHNHGGNFFGTSPTGSSHHSDFLRPLLNHKSRSTNNVSRVRSNSLNQSESSIRQHRDSFMQTNALVDENSKYFGVPLQQALDESSAKISILTGDQSDGLQYGQIPIVVAKCGVYLKKNGLTVEGIFRVGGSSKRIKDLQVIFNTPPSFGKQLNWDGYTVHDAASILRRYLNALPEPLIPLNMYDDFREPLRNRRRIISYMQYKAENPSKSLKQASVEDVSSTSQMLTEANVEKFNDNGVSDFRRRNDSNVSSHPTSSIQPPTEQSRHVEQQSQSQFSSSSPQQPQQLQQRQPTEEEIELKNKKKSKNYKKLTRDVHAAIDEYKHLVNDLPLASKQLLFYVLDLLAMVRNHSKENLMSSRNLAAIFQPSILSHPNHDLDPDEYALSQLVVEFLIHYAYKLLPTHTSKSVSINTNEDVVPTEPPQALQSAVTSTSTTPLESATSLSKNDLSSKEPIVSAQPAPPPFNRRHSKSLSSAGNHEDLVVGYQHNVTGSIPFESDVDYISDENDIGSDVEESYFNQSRLANAGSPMRINFDNERPNAEPEVPKNGTSEEPVIIVTTPSSGPTTAK
- a CDS encoding Csa1 protein (incomplete; similar to C. parapsilosis and C. albicans CSA1; member of CFEM family), encoding SAATAAPITSSNESTSQPSNTDSSSSSNEVTESTADSSTTDSTLESSVESTAEPSTEASAEPSTESSAEPSAESSAEVSSEPSIESSTVSEPTSESSIETSLPTESVTPGEPFVISVLFNGEVTTFESNSTHIKLFDGSEVQFTIVDGLLQVGDSGFVHVGAVGELIVGDIDSATGGWGLENNRVTLTPLSSARLAKRENEVQFYACPAEVGYDVRVADGEGCTAIDAVAGPLSSPESSTTGEPSATSSAFESGEATSSSDVTETGASQESYPLSSTVTSEVATTDEEGNASTLTTTIIVTKVSEYCAQESASSVQSEAHSSQTSAAAVQSTCIEKQQSVVTVIVSCESAISSLNSVKLSAQQVTKTEIVYSCESEISSLSSVEHEAQKTLEAIVSEYESAVSVQKSAAEQQKSAAQVQLSEAELQHSSEAVAHAQSAAAEAYTAAVEASQAVSVASIAKETVAAVAKTAPGVEETGEATQQGEAGEQGGAAQEGEATQTVVVSSSASTDHQNGDEATKAGALNSSESEGSNGTQSVAAANAGVKSYGLSMRFMSTIVAFAALLM